ATAATCTGTAAACGTAGCACCTCCCGTATCAGCCAATACTTTGGTGATCGCTGCGGTCAACGTTGTCTTGCCGTGGTCAACGTGTCCAATTGTACCAATATTACAATGCGGCTTTGTGCGTTCAAATTTTTCTTTCGCCATAACTTTCCATAGTCCTGTTTTTATAGTGTTTTTGAACCAATAGTATTTTAACTACTTAACAAACAACCCATGCCTTAATCATCTTTTTGGAGCGGACGGTGGGAATCGAACCCACATCACCAGCTTGGAAGGCTGGGGTAATGGCCTTTATACGACGCCCGCGCGCGTAATTTCCCTCCAACCTATATCATACCCATATGTTCTATATCAGCCTTCTAAAAATCAACACACCTAAACTCAATTCTGGTGGAGGGGGTTGGATTTGAACCAACGTAGGCATAGCCAACGGGTTTACAGCCCGTCCCTTTTAACCACTCAGGCACCCCTCCAGTACGCCAGCACAATTGCTATTGTAGCGAATTGGGCACTATGGTGATTTAACACCTCTTGTCAACGCAAATCCAGATCCACGCAGCGCAAACTTCGCAACTCCCCCCCTAAACAGCTTTTTTAAAGAAGGGTGTGTTGCGAATACTATTTTCCTCTATCATATTAAAGTCTCAAAAATTCAAAAGCAAGATTTCAAATGCCATATGCCAAAAATAGAAATGTCAGCAAGTCTCCAAAATCCGGCCTACAAAATAAAAACCGTAAAAATTCAAAGTTGCAGGTCAGACCAACCAGATCTGAGCATTGGATTTACGGTCATCACACAGTTTTAGCGGCGCTCAACAATCCCCATCGCCGTGTTCGAAGAGTACTGATTACTACACAGGCCCAAGCAAAACTTAGCTGCCAAATTGAAAAATCCCTGCTAGAATTGGTAACCACAAAAGAAATTGAACAGCTAACTGGTGCAACCGCTGTTCATCAAGGAATCGCGGCGGAGGTCATACCCTTAGTAAAAAGATCATTGGTAGACATCATAACTCCGACTGAAGACAAAGAGCACACACTTTTGGTAATCCTCGATCAGGTTACTGATCCTCGTAACATTGGAGCAATTTTGCGCTCAGCTGCCGCTTTTAACGCAGTTGCACTTATTCAACAGGAACGTAACTCACCATCAGCTAACCCATCAATGGCGAAGGCCGCGAGTGGCGGGCTTGAGCATGTTGATTTAATAGACGTGCCAAATATTAACCGGACAATTGAAAGTCTAAAGAACCAGGGATTTTGGGTCATTGGTTTAGACAGTAACGCGGCAGATTTCCTTAACGAAACTGAATTCCCGAAGAAGTGTTGCTTGGTTTTAGGAGCAGAAAATAGTGGCTTGCGCCGGCTGACCCTTAAAGCTTGTGATAAAACGGTTCGAATCCCTATTTCTAGCGATATAGACAGTCTCAATATTTCTAATGCAGCTGCTGTAGCCATGTATGAATTTTCTCGCCAACACATGAAAGGTAGATAAAATGCCTTCATCGAAAGTCGTGGTGACGGGCGCAGGAGGCTATATCTCCAATGCTTTACCCCCGGCGTTTAGCGAACGGCATGACCTAACATTACCAGTCCTATCTGAAGAAACGAAAACTGGATGGAACGATAATATCATTGAAGTCAATCTGACTAACCCAAACGTCGATCGTAATGGAGAACATTTCACAGGTGCCGATGTGATTATTCATAATGCGCGTTATGACCAAAGGGCTAATCCAAAGTTTGCGACAGGTCCAAACCACCAGTGGAAAAAAGACCGCCCTCAGCACCCGGTCGACGGCTATCTCGCTGAATGTCGAAACCTTGATATGGCCTACAATATTTACCAACTGGCGCTGCGAAAGATTATAAAACGTGTAGTTGCAGCCAGCTCCAACCACGCAGCCGACTGGTACGAAACAAAAATTCATGTTGGCGAGATGGATATTGTTGATCACACAACATATCCAAAGTCAGTTAATTTTTACGGTTGGCTTAAGTTTGCGTATAAAGCCATAAGCTTTGCTTTTGCCAATCGGCGTTTTGGTCAAGAAATTGAAAGCATTAATATCCGTATTGGCGGACTGCACCTATTAGATATTGCCAACCTTGTAGACAATCAAACCAGCCTCCGCCGGGACTTGGCGACGTGCATCAGCAACAGAGATCCGCAGCAGCTTTACATAAAGTCGATTGAAACTTTAAAAGCCTTCAATGAGGATGGCGTGCCATTTCAATTATTTTACGACAAATCTAACCACACCCGTGCATTTTGGAGCATAGCAAATGCTCGTGCAGCGATCGGTTACAACCGTCAAGACGATCCAGAAGCTTTTTACTCGAAACAAATTCGTAAACACCTGACCTCATTGGGCTGTTTCTCGGAGCTGTACCAGTAAATGCCTATGCAATTACTCCACTCGTTTGTGAGCCACCTAGAATGCAGTTTTTCCAGTAAGCGCTACGATCCCGGTAATCTTTATAAGATTTCTGATGCTGGCAGACCGTTGCTAGTACGCTATGACCTGCAGTCCGTAAAAAGTGCAGTAGCAATCGCAGATTTGGCGCTTCGGCCTAACGATATATGGAGATATGAAGAATTATTACCAGTACCACCAGGGGCAGAAATAGTTAGTCTGGGGGAAAACTGCACCCCTTTGATACCATTATCGCGTTTCGCAGCGAAGACTGACGAGTCAGAACTCCTCATCAAGGACGAGAGCCGCCTGCCAAACGGCACCGCGTCAGCACGAGATTTAGCTGTTGCAGTCACAATGGCAAAGGCGCTGGGCTTTGAACATGTATCTATCCAAAATTTTGGAAGTGACGGGCAAACATTAGCAGCCTATTGCAGTCGTGCGGGATTGAATTCAACCATAATATGCTCGGAGGACACTTCAAATAATGCATTAAATGAAATGGCTTTTTACGGTGCAAAAATTCAGATGGTTGCTGGACCGAACGCTCGTCGGAAAAATATTATGGTGGAAGGTGTCAAGGAACACGGTTGGTTCGATATCTCATTATTAAGGGAGCCCTACCGGTTGGAGGGCAGAAAAACTATCGGGTTTGAACTAGCGGAGCAATTAGACTGGACACTACCAGATGTTATATTTTATCCAACGGGCAATGGGGCAGGCCTTATTGCCATATGGAAAGCCTTTCATGAACTTGAGGAAATTGGTTGGATAGGCGCGAAAAGACCGCGCATGATTGCAGTTCAGCCGGCTGGCTGTGCCCCGTTAGTTAAAGCGTTTGAGGAGCGTAAAGTATTCCTTGAGAAACCTTGGGGGCCAGTTAAAACCAATATTCAAAGTCTAAGAGTACCGAAGCCTGTTGGAGATTTTCTTTGTCTTCAGGTAATCCATGACTCTGGCGGGCTTGGCGTTATGATCTCTGACGATGAAGTATGGAATATCCTGAAAGATGTAGCAATTACTCAAGGTATCAATCTTGGCCTCGAAGGGGCTTTATGCCTGGCAGCGTACAAAAAATTACTTACTGAAGGCCACATTTCTAAACGTGATCAAACAGTAATAGTTAATAACTCTAGGACCCAAAAATTCCCAATTCCTACTCTGACCAAATGAGAATATTAAGATCATAGTCGGAACGACTTTGGTCTGGTACCATAGAAGATTGTTCCGATATAAATCCCGCATAGCGCAACCCCAAATAAAAAGGTATATATCCAAAACGTAAGTAGTATGTATTTTCTGTGCCGCCGTAGCTCAGTTGGCAGAGCAGGGGTTTTGTAAACCTCAGGTCCGCGGTTCAAATCCGTGCGGCGGCACCATTACCAACCGTCAAAAAAAATTTTTGCACCTTTCATCACCGCTCTGACATGTATCCCATATCAGCAACTAAATCATCCAGGGCATTTATGACTTTGGCAATTTGTTTTTGAGAAAAAGTATTTCTCCACTCCCCGCTATTCCTTCTCGAAATGTGACCAGATTGAAAACCAGTATTCAAATCAAAAGAACGGAACGATCCGTCAGCACGCCCAACGACCATTTTGTTATGGACGTAATCTTTTTCCCTTATCTTCCTTTGAACTGCGCTTTCAGTTCTTTTGATCAGTTTCTTAATCGCTCTCTTGTCATATTTCGAAGAAATTACCCTAGCCATATCTTTGCTAATTCCACAGTCGATAAATTCACTGAGTGCCAGAATTAAGTTGATGGTGTCCAATTCTAAATCTTCGTATTTGACGACAAACAACAGTCCTGATTTGAAGGAATTATAATGTTCCATTACTGATCGATGATTCAACGCCACCTCTATTGCCCGGTCTAAATCGCACTTCGTAAAGTCAAAAAATGATGCGCATATGTCATATGGATTACGCGTATTAACAACAAATTTTGACTTCGGTAAATTTGGGTTCAAAAGCGAATGGATTTTTAGAACATATCTGCTGTTTGCATTAGTGTCGGCGATAGCATGGTCCCTGAACAGGTTTAACCAGTCCCTCTCGTGTTGGAGTTGCTCTTGCGGGTGTAGAGCAAATCGTTTCGTTAAATATATTTCTCTGATGACATTTGTTGTCCACATGGAACCGGTGCGAGGAGTTCCGGTCACCCAAACTGTATTAAACTTAACCATAATTTAATTGCATCGAAAAATTCTGACCGAAGCTAGTTTTAACGCATAACGTATGTGGCATCTATGCTGCCGATATTGTTTACGTCAATATCGATACAGGGTGATTTGAACCAGACGAAACAGTAGGGCCCTAACCTATACCTTCACTCATTGCCGTCACTAACAAGGACATTCACTAAGGAACCATGAGTAACAGTGTACTGCAGCTTATTCGGGTTACAACACACAGTGCAATCATAAATCTCTGTGTTAGAACCTTCGAAGGACTGATCTATTTCAAGGTCGACTTCAATTTCATTGAAACAAAAGTGGCAAGTTACAGTTAGTGCTGTTTCAGCTGACATTTGACAATTTACTCTTAGGTTTGTTGCACTCTCTTTAACATCCTGATTGGGGACGTAACCATTTTGCATGATGAATAATCGCTAATGTTAAAATAAAGTCGGCGCAATCATATTTTTTGCACCCAGTTATTGCGAAGTGTTGGTGTGCTGAGGCAAAAATGTTTTCCACAATTATATTTTTTGCCACCATTACTTGAAAAGCACCGGGACTTTTTATATGAAACGCAAGCACAGCGAACGGGTATCAATACATTTCAGAAAATATCGAAAGCAACATTTATGAAAA
This portion of the Pseudomonadota bacterium genome encodes:
- a CDS encoding GTP-binding protein, encoding MAKEKFERTKPHCNIGTIGHVDHGKTTLTAAITKVLADTGGATFTDY
- the rlmB gene encoding 23S rRNA (guanosine(2251)-2'-O)-methyltransferase RlmB translates to MPYAKNRNVSKSPKSGLQNKNRKNSKLQVRPTRSEHWIYGHHTVLAALNNPHRRVRRVLITTQAQAKLSCQIEKSLLELVTTKEIEQLTGATAVHQGIAAEVIPLVKRSLVDIITPTEDKEHTLLVILDQVTDPRNIGAILRSAAAFNAVALIQQERNSPSANPSMAKAASGGLEHVDLIDVPNINRTIESLKNQGFWVIGLDSNAADFLNETEFPKKCCLVLGAENSGLRRLTLKACDKTVRIPISSDIDSLNISNAAAVAMYEFSRQHMKGR
- a CDS encoding threonine synthase, whose amino-acid sequence is MPMQLLHSFVSHLECSFSSKRYDPGNLYKISDAGRPLLVRYDLQSVKSAVAIADLALRPNDIWRYEELLPVPPGAEIVSLGENCTPLIPLSRFAAKTDESELLIKDESRLPNGTASARDLAVAVTMAKALGFEHVSIQNFGSDGQTLAAYCSRAGLNSTIICSEDTSNNALNEMAFYGAKIQMVAGPNARRKNIMVEGVKEHGWFDISLLREPYRLEGRKTIGFELAEQLDWTLPDVIFYPTGNGAGLIAIWKAFHELEEIGWIGAKRPRMIAVQPAGCAPLVKAFEERKVFLEKPWGPVKTNIQSLRVPKPVGDFLCLQVIHDSGGLGVMISDDEVWNILKDVAITQGINLGLEGALCLAAYKKLLTEGHISKRDQTVIVNNSRTQKFPIPTLTK
- a CDS encoding sulfotransferase domain-containing protein yields the protein MVKFNTVWVTGTPRTGSMWTTNVIREIYLTKRFALHPQEQLQHERDWLNLFRDHAIADTNANSRYVLKIHSLLNPNLPKSKFVVNTRNPYDICASFFDFTKCDLDRAIEVALNHRSVMEHYNSFKSGLLFVVKYEDLELDTINLILALSEFIDCGISKDMARVISSKYDKRAIKKLIKRTESAVQRKIREKDYVHNKMVVGRADGSFRSFDLNTGFQSGHISRRNSGEWRNTFSQKQIAKVINALDDLVADMGYMSER
- a CDS encoding CPXCG motif-containing cysteine-rich protein, which encodes MSAETALTVTCHFCFNEIEVDLEIDQSFEGSNTEIYDCTVCCNPNKLQYTVTHGSLVNVLVSDGNE